The following are from one region of the Marinomonas sp. CT5 genome:
- a CDS encoding glutamine synthetase family protein, producing MSDMYKGNNEFDLFITDLNGNLRGKRIPSSGLKSVMTQGVKLPQSVIGFDHWGDDVLDNGMVFETGDSDGVCFPVHPEPIPVPWAESARDQILAMMYNADGTPFYPDPRQILTRIVKRFKDLGYTPVVATELEFYLLDGQAEAKRQPSPPIIVEGNGVRLNKTDCYSIEEMDGLEGFFAEVRRACEIQGIPADTIISELGPGQFEINMKHTNDAVQAADHAVMFKRLVKGVARHHDFGATFMAKPYAEKSGNGFHVHFSLLDEQGNNVFDNGTDEGSGLLQQAVAGVLNHMSGSMLVFAPHMNSYRRFQNGAHAPTFASWGYENRTVAVRIPESEPVARRIEHRVAGADANPYLVLAAVLGAALHGIEAKLSPPQPIEGDAYAMSERFEPLPNRWELASESFADSVFLRDYLGEEFVRVYGAAKEQEQQKIYSRISNVEYEAYL from the coding sequence ATGTCGGATATGTATAAAGGGAACAACGAATTTGATCTGTTCATTACAGACTTGAATGGTAATTTGCGTGGTAAGCGCATTCCCTCTAGCGGTTTAAAAAGCGTCATGACTCAAGGCGTAAAACTTCCTCAATCAGTGATTGGATTTGACCACTGGGGAGATGATGTTCTCGATAATGGCATGGTTTTCGAGACTGGCGATAGTGACGGTGTGTGCTTCCCTGTTCATCCTGAACCGATTCCTGTGCCTTGGGCTGAGTCGGCTCGCGATCAAATCTTAGCGATGATGTACAACGCGGATGGAACGCCATTTTATCCTGATCCTCGTCAGATCTTGACCCGTATTGTTAAGCGTTTCAAAGACCTTGGTTACACGCCTGTCGTCGCAACGGAACTAGAATTTTACTTATTAGACGGCCAAGCAGAAGCTAAACGTCAGCCTTCTCCACCTATCATCGTAGAAGGTAATGGCGTACGTCTAAACAAAACCGATTGTTATTCCATCGAAGAAATGGATGGCCTAGAAGGCTTTTTTGCTGAAGTTCGTCGAGCCTGTGAAATCCAAGGTATTCCTGCTGACACGATTATCTCAGAATTGGGTCCTGGTCAGTTTGAAATCAATATGAAACACACCAATGACGCGGTTCAAGCGGCGGATCATGCGGTGATGTTTAAACGTTTAGTGAAAGGCGTGGCGCGTCATCATGATTTCGGTGCGACCTTTATGGCGAAGCCTTATGCGGAAAAAAGTGGTAATGGCTTCCATGTGCATTTCAGCTTGCTAGATGAACAAGGCAACAACGTATTTGATAATGGTACAGACGAAGGCTCTGGCTTACTGCAACAGGCGGTCGCTGGTGTGTTGAACCATATGTCTGGCTCTATGTTGGTCTTTGCTCCACACATGAACTCTTACCGTCGCTTCCAAAACGGCGCTCATGCTCCCACTTTTGCTAGCTGGGGCTATGAAAATCGTACTGTCGCGGTTCGTATTCCGGAAAGTGAGCCAGTGGCTCGCCGTATTGAACACCGAGTGGCGGGAGCGGATGCTAATCCATATTTGGTACTGGCTGCTGTGTTAGGTGCTGCATTGCATGGCATTGAAGCGAAATTGTCACCACCTCAACCCATTGAAGGTGATGCTTATGCAATGTCTGAGCGCTTTGAACCTCTGCCTAATCGATGGGAGCTTGCGTCCGAATCTTTTGCTGATAGTGTTTTCTTGCGTGATTATTTAGGTGAAGAGTTTGTACGTGTTTATGGCGCAGCAAAAGAA
- a CDS encoding TetR/AcrR family transcriptional regulator yields the protein MQPVSPRSEPVQSRSIKRAKQILDVTSELLETVGLNDLNTAIIAKEVGISVGSLYHYFPNKHAILYAMGKSWLDSIEEVLAEIQEWPLEAMTLTDFIDQVVDINLRTYRQQRAVLGLVQAMFSVQELRELDEQHDDMVISQMAKVFKRIGLKKHIRERERIARLYLEVTHSTYLVVVNQNERRASSTLLDLKLMLTSLMERHINEPTS from the coding sequence ATGCAACCTGTTTCGCCGCGTAGTGAGCCAGTACAGTCGCGTTCAATTAAACGTGCAAAGCAAATCTTAGACGTGACCAGCGAACTTTTGGAAACAGTGGGATTAAATGATCTAAATACGGCGATTATTGCCAAAGAGGTGGGCATTTCGGTTGGGTCTTTGTACCACTATTTCCCGAATAAGCATGCTATTTTGTACGCGATGGGGAAGTCTTGGCTTGATAGTATTGAAGAGGTTCTTGCTGAGATTCAAGAGTGGCCGTTAGAAGCCATGACATTGACTGACTTTATTGATCAGGTGGTTGATATAAATCTGCGTACTTATCGCCAGCAACGCGCGGTTTTAGGGTTAGTACAAGCGATGTTTTCGGTACAGGAATTGCGCGAATTGGATGAACAACATGATGACATGGTGATCTCTCAAATGGCAAAGGTCTTTAAGCGGATTGGTCTGAAAAAGCATATTCGCGAGCGAGAGCGTATTGCGCGTTTGTATTTAGAAGTGACCCACAGTACCTATTTGGTCGTGGTGAACCAAAATGAGCGGCGTGCTTCGAGCACCTTGTTGGATCTCAAGCTGATGCTGACCAGTTTAATGGAGCGTCATATTAATGAGCCAACGTCCTGA
- a CDS encoding helix-turn-helix transcriptional regulator: MMQKNALRGQLALPELMKDLGALTSHIRVPSFPTALEDVLKNLCYFDTIIIVTYKKTLKPLLIHPSNPSEQSHSLRTYLNKAYLLDPLFNAIQQGISPGVYRLIDMAPDSFEETEYYQTCYRNFDLVDEINLLIELDKTTTCAVSLGRQKTVGSIRRTELNNLKNVFPMIEALIKQFWLTQSGEFVNREASSGPLKYALKSFAHGVLTTREQEILGLLLKGHSSKSIANELDISAGTVKVHRKNIHSKLNTSTQSEIFTLFLTHLDALDREKN, translated from the coding sequence ATGATGCAGAAAAACGCTTTAAGGGGCCAGTTGGCGTTACCCGAGCTAATGAAGGACCTTGGAGCTTTAACGAGCCATATTCGTGTGCCCAGCTTTCCAACAGCATTAGAAGATGTGCTTAAAAATTTGTGTTATTTTGACACCATCATCATAGTGACCTACAAAAAAACGCTGAAGCCACTATTGATCCACCCAAGTAACCCGAGCGAGCAAAGCCACAGCTTACGAACCTACCTCAATAAAGCGTATTTACTCGATCCTCTTTTTAACGCCATACAACAAGGTATTTCCCCTGGCGTTTATCGCTTAATTGACATGGCGCCAGACTCGTTTGAGGAAACCGAGTACTACCAAACTTGTTACCGCAACTTTGATTTGGTTGATGAAATTAATCTTTTGATAGAACTGGATAAAACAACAACTTGTGCAGTTTCACTAGGAAGGCAAAAAACAGTCGGTTCAATTCGTCGTACTGAATTGAATAATTTAAAAAACGTTTTTCCTATGATCGAAGCCTTAATCAAACAATTTTGGCTTACACAATCAGGAGAATTCGTAAACCGTGAGGCGAGTTCAGGCCCACTTAAATATGCCCTAAAAAGCTTTGCCCATGGTGTATTAACCACCCGTGAACAAGAAATTCTTGGTCTACTACTAAAAGGGCATTCTTCCAAATCCATCGCCAATGAACTGGATATCAGTGCTGGCACCGTCAAGGTACATAGGAAAAATATCCATTCTAAGTTGAATACTTCAACTCAATCCGAAATTTTCACGTTATTCTTAACGCATTTGGACGCCTTAGACAGAGAAAAAAACTAA
- a CDS encoding FAD-binding oxidoreductase — MSKHESSYYEATANAVKNRPQLVGDHSTDICIIGGGFTGTSAALHLAEAGYKVTLLEANHIGWGASGRNGGQICQGHNMGHADLVAKVGKETADLLWQTSVDSVEIVKDLIAQYQIDCDLTSGVLHVASKSRHADDIKQAVEYKRQQLNYDKVDYLDANAVAAKLGTDRYFGGEWYKDGAHIHPLNFVLGLANAAESHGATLYEHSEVIEYTDGKEPEVITNKGRVKCRYLLFACNGYLGNLNGPAARKIMPINNFIIATEPLPDKVTELINPERLAVADSKFVVNYYRLSSDGRMLWGGGENYTPSFPKDIAGFVKKHMLATYPELAQYHIDYAWGGTLAITLNRMPQITRQQENIFVAQGYSGHGVALATYAGAIFAKAVQGSLEEVDAFEKLPSRDFPGGTLLRWPGLVAGMLYYSLLDRLP; from the coding sequence TTGAGCAAACATGAATCGTCTTACTACGAGGCGACGGCGAACGCAGTAAAAAACCGTCCGCAGCTCGTTGGTGATCACAGTACAGATATTTGCATCATTGGTGGTGGGTTTACCGGAACCTCGGCCGCTTTGCACCTTGCCGAGGCCGGTTATAAGGTGACTTTGTTGGAAGCAAATCATATTGGTTGGGGGGCATCAGGACGTAATGGCGGTCAAATTTGTCAAGGTCATAACATGGGTCATGCGGATTTGGTTGCTAAGGTGGGAAAAGAGACGGCAGATTTACTCTGGCAAACCTCTGTCGATTCTGTAGAGATAGTCAAAGATCTGATTGCACAATACCAAATTGATTGTGATTTAACGTCGGGCGTATTGCATGTGGCCTCGAAGTCTCGTCATGCCGATGACATCAAACAAGCAGTAGAATATAAACGGCAACAGCTAAACTATGACAAGGTCGATTATCTTGATGCGAACGCGGTGGCGGCTAAATTGGGTACAGATCGTTACTTTGGCGGTGAATGGTATAAAGATGGAGCTCATATTCACCCTTTGAACTTTGTCTTGGGACTGGCTAACGCCGCTGAGTCTCATGGCGCGACACTTTATGAGCATTCAGAAGTTATTGAATATACAGATGGTAAAGAGCCTGAAGTAATTACCAATAAAGGTCGTGTCAAATGTCGCTATTTATTGTTTGCTTGTAATGGCTACTTGGGCAATTTGAATGGTCCTGCGGCGCGAAAAATCATGCCGATTAATAACTTTATTATTGCTACCGAACCTTTGCCAGATAAAGTGACAGAGCTTATCAATCCTGAGCGCTTGGCCGTTGCGGACTCTAAGTTTGTGGTCAACTATTATCGTTTATCCAGCGATGGCAGAATGTTATGGGGCGGTGGTGAAAACTATACCCCTTCTTTCCCGAAAGACATTGCCGGATTTGTTAAAAAGCACATGTTGGCGACTTACCCAGAGTTAGCCCAATACCACATTGATTACGCTTGGGGCGGCACGTTGGCGATTACACTTAATCGCATGCCACAGATTACGCGCCAACAAGAGAACATTTTTGTCGCACAAGGGTACTCCGGTCATGGTGTCGCGCTGGCGACTTATGCCGGAGCGATTTTTGCCAAAGCGGTACAAGGCTCACTAGAAGAAGTGGATGCATTTGAAAAATTGCCTTCACGTGATTTTCCTGGCGGTACATTACTGCGCTGGCCAGGCCTAGTGGCAGGTATGTTGTATTACTCTCTGTTGGATCGATTGCCCTAA